The Rhea pennata isolate bPtePen1 unplaced genomic scaffold, bPtePen1.pri scaffold_51, whole genome shotgun sequence DNA segment ACTAATCAAAAGAAGGCCAGATTCCCTGAGGTAGAAGcctgagcaggagagcttgaggatctgggggatttcacagaagaactggtccactgtgttgccttggcacagtggtattgaaaatgtattagcagtctgcaggagagcattgataaaaccactggcccaggcagctgctgccattttgacacaagtTCTTCTGCCCATGAGTGTCCCATAGTGCAGAGGTCTGCAGATGGCAACGTAGtggtcataggccatgactgtGAGAAGAGAACACTCTCCTCCTAACAAGAAGACAAGCAGAAAGACTCGAGCAccacatcctgagtaggaaatggccctggtgtcccacagagaattggccatggatttggggacagtggtggagatgaTGCCAAGGTCGAGTAGGGAGAGGTTGAGGAgaaagaagtacatgggggtgtggaggcgGTGGTCACAGGCTATGGCTGTGATGACGAGGCcattgcccaggagggcagccaggtagatgctGA contains these protein-coding regions:
- the LOC134154886 gene encoding olfactory receptor 14A16-like; this translates as MRELQLLHFSFFLSIYLAALLGNGLVITAIACDHRLHTPMYFFLLNLSLLDLGIISTTVPKSMANSLWDTRAISYSGCGARVFLLVFLLGGECSLLTVMAYDHYVAICRPLHYGTLMGRRTCVKMAAAAWASGFINALLQTANTFSIPLCQGNTVDQFFCEIPQILKLSCSGFYLRESGLLLISLCLVFGCFVFIVLSYLQIFTAVQRISSEQGRHKAFSMCLPHLAVVSLFVSTGLFAYVKPPFLSSPALDLVVAVLYSMVPTAVNPLIYSMRNKELKDALMKLIQQVLGQQQ